From one Enterococcus sp. DIV2402 genomic stretch:
- a CDS encoding PRD domain-containing protein, protein MKVIKKINNNIVMAKMRDGSEVFVVGRGLGFRQTPFILNDNDEIIEKIFTQQDKNADKYMAIFTQIPLPIINITEKIIEEGKELLQANLNELLLFSLADHINNSVEREEGTDEVINTLHWEIKHIYPTETKIGEYALSLIKEKTAITLPKEESSLIALHFVNAQLKNGADFSETSKITQIIKDIVTIVKYNLKKNINEDSINFARFVTHLRYFIFRQINNESLNEQSELYEVVKKTAEQELECLKKICLYLENNYNWHVTTDEQLYLLLHLKRLSTK, encoded by the coding sequence ATGAAGGTAATAAAAAAAATTAACAATAATATCGTTATGGCAAAAATGAGGGATGGTTCTGAAGTATTTGTGGTTGGTAGAGGATTGGGATTTCGACAAACACCTTTTATTTTAAATGATAATGATGAAATTATTGAAAAAATATTTACCCAACAAGATAAAAATGCCGATAAATATATGGCAATTTTTACCCAAATTCCCTTACCAATTATTAACATAACAGAAAAGATTATCGAGGAGGGAAAAGAATTATTACAAGCAAACTTAAATGAGTTGCTTTTGTTTTCTTTGGCAGATCATATTAATAATTCAGTGGAGAGAGAAGAAGGTACTGATGAAGTAATTAATACCTTACACTGGGAAATTAAACATATCTATCCAACTGAAACAAAAATTGGCGAATATGCATTGTCTTTAATTAAAGAAAAAACTGCCATTACACTCCCTAAAGAAGAGTCCAGTTTAATTGCATTACATTTTGTAAATGCCCAATTAAAAAATGGAGCAGATTTTTCAGAAACATCTAAAATTACTCAAATTATTAAAGATATTGTTACGATAGTAAAATATAATCTGAAGAAAAACATTAACGAAGATTCAATTAATTTTGCTCGTTTTGTGACACATTTAAGATACTTTATTTTTCGACAAATCAATAATGAATCATTAAATGAACAATCTGAATTATATGAAGTCGTTAAAAAAACGGCTGAGCAAGAACTAGAATGTTTAAAAAAGATTTGCCTATATCTTGAAAATAATTATAATTGGCATGTTACCACAGATGAACAATTATATTTATTATTGCATTTAAAACGTTTATCAACTAAATAG
- a CDS encoding beta-glucoside-specific PTS transporter subunit IIABC, with amino-acid sequence MTNEELAKKIVEKIGGEENIQNFTHCATRLRFNLKDNSKADLKTIANLDGVLNAQLQNGQTQVIIGAKVQKIYHEVQKIVKIDEDAAHFEPAEKKGKISSVIETIAGIFSPAIPMIIAGGMLKAVVSLLTTYNLINAESSEVAILSMIGDLVFYFLPFILALSAAKKFKTNEFLALGLAAGYMYPTILNGALAIADTGVDTISFFGLPILLVNYKSTVIPIILSVWFLSYVDKWVNKFMPDFLKIIFSAMIVLLIMIPLQLVVLGPIGSYVGEYLAIFIRWFYTVGGVFSAFALGGTRSLLTMLGMHYAIGPLQIQEIAATGGSYILVSALTANMSQAGAALGVFLRAKDKSVKSLAATSSISAFLGITEPAMFGVNLRYKRPFGFALLSSAIGAAFLSLFNAQGTAYVPPSLLTLPVFTANNFGALIIGVLISAGLACVLTYLFGLPKEVTTARVEPTDDSVMISSKVKENFVIESPLSGEVISLAEVNDEVFSQELVGKGNAIIPTEGKIVAPFDGTISVFFDSKHALGLLSDEGVEILIHVGIDTVNLEGKYFSSTLKQGDTFKKGDVLLTFDIDKIKASGYEISTPIVVTNMDAYQEIISSEHKLIKTGESLIKVQTK; translated from the coding sequence ATGACTAATGAAGAATTAGCCAAGAAAATTGTTGAAAAAATAGGAGGGGAGGAGAATATTCAGAATTTTACACATTGTGCCACACGCCTGCGTTTTAATTTGAAAGATAATAGTAAAGCTGATTTGAAAACGATTGCTAATTTGGATGGTGTCTTAAATGCTCAATTGCAAAATGGGCAAACACAGGTAATTATTGGAGCTAAGGTTCAAAAAATTTATCATGAAGTTCAAAAAATAGTAAAAATTGATGAAGATGCTGCTCATTTTGAACCTGCGGAAAAGAAAGGAAAAATTAGTTCTGTCATTGAAACCATTGCTGGAATTTTTAGTCCAGCAATTCCAATGATTATTGCTGGAGGGATGTTAAAAGCAGTTGTTTCGCTTTTAACAACGTATAACTTAATTAATGCTGAATCTAGCGAAGTAGCTATTCTAAGTATGATTGGTGATTTAGTATTTTACTTCTTACCGTTTATTTTAGCATTAAGCGCTGCCAAGAAATTTAAAACCAATGAATTTCTTGCTTTAGGTTTAGCAGCAGGATATATGTATCCAACAATTCTAAATGGTGCATTAGCAATTGCTGATACAGGTGTAGACACAATCAGTTTCTTTGGTTTGCCAATTCTTTTAGTGAACTACAAATCGACAGTTATCCCGATTATTTTATCTGTGTGGTTTTTAAGTTACGTGGATAAATGGGTAAATAAGTTTATGCCTGATTTTTTAAAAATTATTTTTTCTGCAATGATTGTGTTGTTAATTATGATTCCATTGCAACTAGTTGTGTTAGGTCCAATTGGTTCTTATGTCGGTGAATATCTAGCTATATTTATCCGTTGGTTTTACACAGTTGGTGGCGTATTCTCTGCTTTTGCTTTAGGAGGCACACGGTCATTATTAACAATGTTAGGAATGCATTATGCTATTGGGCCTCTGCAAATTCAAGAAATTGCAGCCACAGGTGGTTCCTATATTTTAGTAAGTGCATTAACTGCCAACATGTCTCAAGCTGGTGCTGCCTTAGGGGTATTTTTACGTGCTAAAGATAAGTCAGTTAAGTCATTAGCGGCTACGTCGTCTATTTCGGCTTTTCTAGGAATCACGGAACCTGCTATGTTTGGAGTTAACCTAAGATATAAACGTCCATTTGGCTTTGCTTTACTTTCTTCTGCAATCGGAGCAGCATTTTTATCGTTATTTAATGCGCAAGGAACTGCATATGTACCGCCTTCATTATTAACTTTGCCAGTCTTTACAGCAAATAATTTTGGTGCTTTAATCATTGGTGTATTAATTTCAGCAGGATTAGCTTGCGTCTTGACATATCTTTTTGGTTTGCCAAAAGAAGTGACCACAGCTAGAGTTGAACCAACCGACGATTCAGTAATGATTTCAAGCAAGGTTAAAGAAAATTTTGTTATAGAAAGTCCCTTATCCGGCGAGGTAATTTCGTTAGCTGAAGTGAATGATGAAGTATTTAGCCAAGAATTGGTTGGTAAAGGGAATGCAATTATCCCTACTGAAGGAAAAATAGTTGCACCGTTTGATGGCACAATCTCCGTCTTTTTTGATTCCAAACATGCGTTAGGGCTACTATCTGATGAAGGAGTAGAAATATTAATTCATGTGGGAATCGATACGGTTAATTTAGAGGGTAAATATTTTAGTAGTACCTTAAAACAAGGCGATACATTTAAAAAAGGGGATGTACTTTTAACCTTTGATATTGATAAAATAAAAGCAAGTGGTTATGAAATTTCAACACCTATTGTTGTAACAAATATGGATGCTTATCAAGAAATCATTTCAAGTGAGCATAAATTAATTAAAACGGGTGAATCACTTATTAAAGTACAAACAAAATAG
- a CDS encoding glycoside hydrolase family 1 protein has protein sequence MSFPENFLWGGATAANQYEGGYLSGGKGLSTLDAITGGDKDTPRMITFKTKEGEVSQVKANQSLPEGALGYIDSEQYYPSHVATDFYHHYKEDIALFAEMGFKCFRFSMSWARICPQGTEEVNEEGLQFYENIIDECLKYGIEPVVTINHFDIPMYLADEYDGWSNRKVIDYFVFFCETIFNRYKDKVKYWMTFNEINFLRSWTQIGIHSSEPQSKYQAAHHLFVASAKAVELGHSINPNFQIGMMVAYIPSYPMTSKPEDVFAAIEYNRQHEFYMDVQVKGYYPAHQLKKFEREGITIAKEAGDDELIAKGTVDFIGFSYYMSTASTVNLENVKYIGGNQVPAVKNPYLTESEWGWAVDPLGLRISLVQIYERYHIPLFVVENGFGAVDEVTENGEIIDDYRIDYFSKHIQCMKDAIELDGVDLIGYTPWGCIDIVSAGTGEMKKRYGFIHVDMDDQGNGTLKRTKKKSFDWYKEVIATNGEQL, from the coding sequence ATGAGTTTTCCAGAGAATTTTTTATGGGGCGGCGCTACTGCAGCAAACCAATACGAAGGTGGCTATTTATCAGGAGGTAAAGGATTAAGCACTTTGGATGCAATTACTGGTGGAGACAAAGATACACCAAGAATGATTACATTTAAAACAAAAGAAGGCGAGGTTAGTCAAGTCAAAGCCAATCAAAGTTTGCCAGAAGGGGCATTAGGATATATCGATTCTGAACAATATTATCCTAGCCATGTGGCAACTGATTTTTATCACCATTATAAAGAAGATATTGCGCTATTTGCAGAAATGGGCTTTAAATGTTTCCGCTTTTCGATGTCTTGGGCAAGAATTTGTCCGCAAGGGACCGAAGAAGTGAATGAAGAAGGATTACAATTCTATGAAAATATCATTGATGAATGTTTGAAATATGGGATTGAACCTGTAGTTACAATTAATCATTTTGATATTCCAATGTATTTAGCAGATGAATATGATGGTTGGTCCAACCGTAAAGTTATTGATTATTTTGTCTTTTTCTGCGAAACAATTTTTAATCGTTATAAAGATAAAGTAAAATATTGGATGACATTTAATGAAATTAATTTTTTACGTAGTTGGACTCAAATTGGTATCCATAGTAGTGAACCGCAAAGTAAATACCAAGCAGCACATCATTTATTTGTCGCTAGTGCAAAAGCTGTTGAACTAGGACATAGTATCAATCCGAATTTCCAGATTGGGATGATGGTTGCTTACATTCCAAGTTATCCAATGACTAGTAAACCGGAAGACGTTTTTGCAGCCATTGAATATAATCGACAACATGAATTTTATATGGATGTGCAAGTGAAAGGGTATTATCCTGCACATCAACTGAAAAAATTTGAACGTGAAGGCATTACAATAGCTAAAGAAGCAGGTGATGATGAACTAATTGCCAAAGGAACTGTCGATTTTATCGGGTTTAGCTACTATATGTCAACAGCGTCTACAGTAAACTTAGAAAACGTGAAGTACATTGGCGGCAATCAAGTTCCAGCAGTTAAAAATCCTTATCTAACTGAATCTGAATGGGGCTGGGCGGTAGATCCATTAGGTTTAAGAATTTCATTAGTACAAATATACGAACGTTATCATATCCCATTATTTGTAGTAGAAAATGGGTTTGGTGCAGTTGATGAAGTGACCGAGAACGGCGAAATTATTGATGATTATCGTATTGATTATTTTTCTAAACATATTCAATGCATGAAAGACGCCATCGAATTAGATGGAGTTGATTTAATTGGTTATACGCCATGGGGTTGTATTGATATTGTTTCTGCTGGAACAGGAGAAATGAAAAAAAGATATGGTTTTATTCATGTTGACATGGATGATCAAGGAAATGGCACCTTAAAACGTACCAAGAAAAAATCTTTTGATTGGTATAAAGAAGTAATTGCAACAAACGGCGAACAGTTATAA
- a CDS encoding GyrI-like domain-containing protein — protein MKKFDFKKENKHYYLPKNKPEIITIPKMNFIAIRGKGDPNEVDGEYDHALKQLYTIAYTIKMKGKELPGYFEYVVPPLEGFWWMDGIKGIDYQHKELFQWIAVIRLPDFVTKKAFSWAIDYATTHKKQDYSNVFFFTYDEGLCVQMMHLGPYDDEPKTLAIMNQYLEEQGYAPNFEYRMHHEIYISDPRKTAKEKLKTVLRHPIKKRID, from the coding sequence ATGAAAAAATTCGATTTTAAAAAAGAAAACAAACACTATTATCTTCCAAAAAATAAGCCTGAGATTATTACTATTCCTAAAATGAATTTTATTGCGATTCGTGGAAAAGGCGATCCAAATGAAGTTGACGGTGAATACGACCACGCACTAAAACAGCTATATACGATTGCCTATACCATCAAAATGAAAGGCAAGGAATTGCCAGGTTATTTTGAATATGTTGTCCCTCCTCTAGAAGGTTTTTGGTGGATGGATGGTATAAAAGGTATTGATTATCAACATAAAGAGTTATTTCAATGGATTGCAGTTATTCGCTTACCTGATTTTGTCACCAAAAAAGCTTTCTCTTGGGCAATTGACTATGCCACTACCCATAAAAAACAAGATTATTCAAACGTCTTCTTCTTTACTTATGATGAAGGGCTTTGCGTACAGATGATGCATCTTGGTCCGTATGATGATGAACCTAAAACATTAGCTATTATGAATCAATATCTAGAGGAACAAGGTTATGCACCCAATTTCGAGTACCGCATGCATCATGAAATTTATATCAGTGATCCACGTAAGACAGCAAAAGAAAAATTAAAAACCGTCCTTCGTCATCCAATAAAAAAACGGATAGATTAA
- a CDS encoding cysteine hydrolase family protein, protein MTNSALLLIDVQQAFDDAKWGPRNNPQAEENMQKILAFCRKNNWTIIHVQHISQLTESVFYQHGSGFPIKEIVAPQAHEKIIHKQVNSAFIGTGLDDYLKEKQIGDLTIVGLTTPHCVSTTTRMSGNLGYRTYLISDATAAFGMKDHQGNFVDAQTLHHYSLATLHEEFATVIDTDTFIKNKTSID, encoded by the coding sequence ATGACAAATAGTGCCTTGCTCCTAATCGATGTGCAACAAGCGTTCGATGATGCTAAATGGGGACCTCGAAATAATCCTCAAGCTGAAGAAAATATGCAAAAAATTTTAGCATTCTGTCGAAAAAACAATTGGACAATTATTCATGTCCAACATATTTCGCAATTAACAGAATCTGTGTTTTACCAACACGGTTCAGGTTTTCCAATCAAAGAAATTGTCGCTCCACAAGCACATGAAAAAATCATCCATAAACAAGTAAACAGCGCCTTTATCGGTACAGGTCTGGATGATTACCTTAAAGAAAAACAAATTGGCGACTTAACAATTGTCGGGTTAACCACACCTCATTGTGTATCTACAACGACTAGAATGAGTGGTAACTTAGGCTATCGCACCTACTTAATTTCGGATGCTACAGCTGCGTTTGGTATGAAGGATCATCAAGGGAATTTTGTAGATGCTCAGACACTCCATCATTACTCTCTTGCCACACTCCATGAAGAATTTGCAACAGTAATTGATACAGATACTTTCATTAAAAATAAAACTTCAATTGATTAA
- a CDS encoding Hsp20/alpha crystallin family protein, whose translation MANEIIPRNASLFDMTPFDFLGNAGRSFFDGFKENLVKTDIFETEAAYNVEAELPGIPKENIHIDYSKGVLTIEGAHQTESEATDDKGKVVRSERSYNSVKRQFLIDNVKEDEIKATYQDGILKVTLPKTEERLARKKTIPIE comes from the coding sequence ATGGCAAATGAAATAATTCCACGTAACGCTAGCTTATTCGATATGACTCCTTTTGATTTTTTAGGCAATGCAGGTAGAAGTTTTTTCGATGGTTTTAAGGAAAATTTGGTGAAAACAGATATTTTTGAAACAGAAGCTGCATATAATGTAGAAGCAGAACTTCCAGGTATTCCAAAAGAGAATATCCACATCGATTATAGCAAAGGTGTCTTAACTATTGAAGGTGCACATCAAACTGAAAGTGAAGCAACAGATGATAAAGGAAAAGTTGTTCGCAGTGAAAGAAGTTATAATAGTGTGAAGCGGCAGTTCTTAATCGATAATGTAAAAGAAGATGAGATTAAAGCAACCTATCAAGATGGTATTTTGAAGGTTACGTTACCAAAGACAGAGGAAAGATTAGCACGTAAAAAAACTATTCCAATTGAATAA
- a CDS encoding NusG domain II-containing protein, with protein sequence MKKLLKQMRIKPFDLPIIFCLILFSFIPLAIFAAQQPETEETSARYAIIRINGQEVDRFNLDEIQDFEKTYYPAENQYNIIQVKDGRIRVREDNSPDQIAVKTSWIAKNGETSICLPHKLVIEIQQEGAEDAFIN encoded by the coding sequence ATGAAAAAACTATTGAAGCAAATGAGAATCAAACCCTTTGATTTACCAATCATTTTCTGTCTAATTCTCTTTTCTTTCATTCCTCTCGCTATTTTTGCTGCACAACAACCAGAAACGGAAGAAACTTCTGCTCGTTATGCCATTATCCGTATTAACGGGCAAGAAGTTGATCGCTTTAATTTAGATGAAATTCAAGATTTTGAAAAAACTTACTATCCAGCAGAAAATCAATATAATATCATTCAAGTAAAAGATGGACGTATTCGTGTTCGTGAAGACAATAGTCCCGATCAAATAGCGGTTAAAACCAGTTGGATTGCTAAAAATGGAGAAACAAGCATTTGTCTTCCCCATAAATTAGTCATTGAAATTCAACAAGAAGGCGCCGAGGATGCTTTTATCAATTAA
- the rpsN gene encoding 30S ribosomal protein S14 — translation MAKKSKIAKYKKQQALVEQYAALRQELKAKGDYEALAKLPKDSHPNHLKNRDVIDGRPHAYMRKFGLSRINFRKYAHLGQIPGVKKASW, via the coding sequence ATGGCAAAAAAATCAAAAATTGCAAAATACAAGAAACAACAAGCGCTAGTTGAACAATATGCAGCTTTACGACAAGAATTAAAAGCCAAAGGTGATTATGAAGCTTTAGCAAAATTACCTAAAGACTCACACCCCAATCATTTAAAAAATCGGGATGTCATTGACGGACGACCACATGCTTATATGCGTAAATTCGGACTATCAAGAATTAACTTTCGTAAATATGCCCATCTTGGCCAAATTCCTGGCGTAAAAAAAGCTAGTTGGTAA
- a CDS encoding putative metal homeostasis protein encodes MEKQDLSSAYRRLKSPNIKTRKRALKIIHQYKRNNKK; translated from the coding sequence ATGGAAAAGCAAGATTTATCAAGTGCCTATCGCCGTCTAAAAAGTCCCAATATTAAGACGCGTAAACGCGCATTAAAAATTATTCATCAATATAAACGAAACAACAAAAAATAA
- a CDS encoding zinc ABC transporter substrate-binding protein AdcA has protein sequence MKKGKLGMLLVSTLLLGACASNTADKTDSTSSKEESLEIVTTFYPMYDFTKNIVGDEANVELLMPAGTEAHDYEPSAKDIANIQKADAFVYNNENMEMWVPSLEESLKDGDVNVIKATEGMLLLPGSEDDHDHDHGHGEEGHSHELDPHVWISPYRAIQEVESIRDQLIAAYPDKKEAFTTNAEKYLTKLSTLDESYQEAFEQAKQKSFVTQHAAFGYLALDYGLTQVPIAGLSPDEEPSPARLAELKEFVDEHGVKYIYFEENANDAIARTLADEAKVDLEVLNPLEGLTKEAMDNGEDYVSVMEQNLVALRKTTDTENPKEETAKAEKEKTVYNGYFEDNDVKDRPLSDWSGEWQSVYPLLEDGSLDQVFDYKAKLDPSQTKEEYKEYYTVGYQTDVKEITITDDTMEFIFDDNSSEKATYRYAGKEILNYKAGNRGVRFLFEATDPDTKAFKYVQFSDHSISPTKAAHFHIYFGNDSQEALLEEVDNWPTYYPTDLSSTEIAQEMLAH, from the coding sequence GTGAAAAAAGGAAAATTAGGTATGTTGTTAGTCAGCACACTCTTATTAGGGGCTTGTGCAAGTAACACAGCGGATAAAACGGATAGCACATCATCAAAAGAGGAATCATTAGAAATTGTTACTACCTTCTATCCAATGTATGATTTCACAAAAAATATTGTTGGAGATGAAGCCAACGTCGAATTATTGATGCCGGCTGGAACAGAAGCACATGATTATGAACCGTCTGCTAAAGATATCGCTAATATTCAAAAAGCTGATGCCTTTGTTTACAACAATGAGAATATGGAAATGTGGGTTCCTTCTCTTGAAGAATCGTTAAAAGATGGTGACGTCAACGTCATTAAAGCAACTGAAGGCATGTTATTGTTACCTGGTTCTGAAGATGATCATGACCACGATCATGGACATGGCGAAGAAGGACATAGTCATGAACTAGACCCTCATGTTTGGATATCTCCTTATCGTGCCATTCAAGAAGTTGAAAGTATCCGTGACCAATTGATTGCTGCATATCCAGATAAAAAAGAAGCGTTCACGACAAATGCTGAAAAATATTTAACAAAATTATCTACTCTTGATGAAAGCTATCAAGAAGCATTTGAACAAGCAAAACAAAAAAGCTTTGTCACACAACACGCAGCTTTTGGTTACTTGGCTTTAGATTATGGTTTGACACAAGTCCCGATTGCTGGTCTTTCTCCAGATGAAGAACCTTCCCCTGCCCGTTTAGCAGAACTCAAAGAATTTGTTGACGAACATGGTGTAAAATATATTTACTTTGAAGAAAATGCAAATGATGCTATCGCTCGTACGCTAGCTGATGAAGCCAAAGTAGACTTAGAAGTTCTAAATCCACTTGAAGGTTTAACAAAAGAAGCCATGGATAACGGTGAAGACTATGTTTCAGTAATGGAACAAAATTTAGTAGCCTTACGTAAAACAACCGATACAGAAAATCCAAAAGAAGAAACAGCTAAAGCAGAAAAAGAAAAAACTGTTTATAATGGCTATTTTGAGGATAATGATGTCAAAGATCGCCCATTATCTGATTGGAGTGGTGAATGGCAATCTGTTTATCCATTACTTGAAGATGGTTCATTAGATCAAGTCTTTGATTACAAAGCCAAACTGGACCCAAGTCAAACAAAAGAAGAATACAAAGAATATTATACAGTTGGTTACCAAACAGATGTCAAAGAAATAACTATTACCGATGATACTATGGAATTTATTTTCGACGATAACTCGTCTGAAAAAGCAACGTATCGCTATGCTGGAAAAGAGATTTTAAATTATAAAGCTGGAAACCGTGGCGTTCGTTTCTTATTTGAAGCAACAGATCCAGATACGAAAGCATTTAAATATGTTCAATTTAGCGATCATTCAATTTCACCAACAAAAGCCGCTCACTTCCACATTTATTTTGGAAATGATAGTCAAGAAGCTTTGTTAGAAGAAGTAGATAATTGGCCAACGTATTATCCAACTGATTTATCTTCAACTGAAATCGCTCAAGAAATGTTAGCACATTAA
- a CDS encoding cold-shock protein, whose translation METGTVKWFNADKGFGFITAENGNDVFVHFSAIQGDGFKTLEEGQAVTFDIEEGQRGPQATNVVKA comes from the coding sequence ATGGAAACAGGTACAGTAAAATGGTTTAACGCAGACAAAGGTTTTGGATTTATCACTGCAGAAAATGGTAACGATGTATTCGTACATTTCTCAGCTATCCAAGGAGACGGCTTCAAAACTTTAGAAGAAGGTCAAGCAGTAACTTTTGATATCGAAGAAGGACAACGTGGCCCTCAAGCTACTAACGTTGTTAAAGCTTAA
- the guaD gene encoding guanine deaminase, whose translation MFFKGSVFHTPSYGQLVFLEDALIEVDEQGIIQNVFQTKDTLYQTKLKEAQASEKFVELKDGQYFLPGFIDLHVHAPQWPQAGIALDEPLNKWLDECTFPLEAKYQDKEFAQNVYQDLVTNLLARGTTTVLYFATIHLEASLALARICAEQGQRGLVGKVVMDHPEMNPEFYRDASTQQALSDTEAFIVAVKELSKEVTQGIYPVVTPRFVPSCTDEGLAGLGKLAEKYNVHIQSHCSEGQWEHDHVKERFGKTDTEVLRDFGLLTEKSVMAHCNFVDEKDGEIFVETGTAVAHCPISNAYFANGVIPIKRLKEQGVEIGLGTDISGGFSPSLWDNIKQAVMSSRMLEDGVDVTRTQDTRGVADSRISVIEAFSLATQGGGEALSLPIGVIEKGYACDLQVVDMNATGASLSGFGVFNEPADQLQKLLYLATPTNIKQVWVQGKLVHEKY comes from the coding sequence ATGTTTTTTAAAGGGTCTGTATTCCATACGCCAAGCTATGGTCAATTAGTTTTTTTAGAAGATGCACTTATTGAAGTGGATGAACAAGGAATTATCCAAAATGTATTCCAAACAAAAGATACATTGTATCAAACCAAATTAAAAGAAGCTCAGGCAAGCGAGAAATTTGTAGAGTTAAAAGACGGACAATATTTCTTACCAGGTTTTATTGATTTACATGTCCATGCTCCGCAATGGCCACAAGCCGGGATTGCATTGGATGAACCATTAAATAAATGGTTAGATGAATGTACCTTTCCTTTAGAAGCGAAATATCAAGATAAGGAGTTCGCCCAAAATGTTTATCAAGATTTGGTAACAAATTTACTAGCACGAGGAACGACTACGGTTTTGTATTTTGCAACAATACATTTAGAAGCAAGTTTAGCTTTGGCTAGAATTTGCGCAGAGCAAGGGCAACGTGGGTTGGTTGGAAAGGTTGTGATGGACCATCCAGAAATGAATCCTGAATTTTATCGTGATGCTTCAACACAACAGGCGTTAAGTGATACGGAAGCGTTCATTGTAGCAGTGAAAGAATTATCAAAAGAGGTGACACAAGGTATCTATCCTGTTGTCACACCACGTTTTGTACCAAGCTGTACAGATGAAGGATTAGCTGGTTTAGGAAAATTAGCCGAAAAATACAATGTTCATATCCAATCGCATTGTAGTGAAGGTCAGTGGGAGCACGATCACGTCAAAGAACGCTTTGGAAAAACTGATACGGAAGTCTTACGTGATTTTGGTTTGTTAACAGAAAAATCAGTGATGGCACATTGCAATTTTGTGGATGAAAAAGATGGGGAAATTTTTGTGGAGACTGGTACTGCCGTTGCACATTGTCCCATTTCAAATGCTTATTTTGCGAACGGCGTTATTCCGATTAAACGCTTGAAAGAACAAGGAGTAGAAATTGGTTTAGGAACGGATATCTCAGGGGGATTTTCACCGAGTTTGTGGGATAACATCAAACAAGCGGTCATGTCTTCACGCATGTTAGAAGATGGTGTCGATGTTACTCGTACCCAAGATACACGTGGCGTAGCCGATTCACGTATTTCAGTAATTGAAGCTTTTTCTTTGGCTACACAAGGTGGAGGCGAAGCGTTAAGTTTACCAATTGGTGTCATTGAAAAAGGCTATGCCTGTGATTTGCAAGTGGTGGATATGAATGCAACAGGTGCATCTTTATCAGGCTTTGGCGTGTTCAATGAGCCAGCAGATCAATTGCAAAAATTACTTTATTTAGCAACACCTACCAATATTAAACAAGTTTGGGTACAAGGAAAACTTGTACACGAGAAGTACTAG